The sequence below is a genomic window from Micromonospora aurantiaca ATCC 27029.
TCCTTGCGGCACTCCACCCCGGCGGTCTGCGCGGCCAGGTCCGCGGTGCTGTACGTCCGCTTCGCCTGCCCCCGCGACATCCGCCGCCCGGCGCCGTGCGACGCCGAGCAGTACGCGTCGAGGTTCCCCTTCCCGCGCACGATGTACGAGCCGGTGCCCATCGAGCCCGGGATGATGCCCAGGTCACCCCGGCCGGCCCGGATCGCGCCCTTGCGGGTCACCAGCACGTCCACCCCGTCGTAGCTCTCCTCCGCCACGTAGTTGTGGTGGCAGGAGATCGGCTCGTCGTAGCCGGCGTGCGGGAACGCCTCCCGGACCACCTGGCAGAGCAGGGCGAGCATGACCGCCCGGTTACGCCGGGCGTACTCCTGCGCCCACCACAGGTCCCGCCGGTACGCCTCCATCTCGGGCGTGCCGGCGAGGAACACCGCGAGGTCCCGGTCCGGCAGGTCGGTGTTGTGCGGCAGGCCGCGCGCCACCGCCATGTGCCGCTCGGCCAGCTCCTTGCCGATGTTGCGGGAACCGGAGTGCAGCATCAGCCAGACCCGGCCGTCGTCCGCGCCACCCTGCTCCAGGCAGACCTCGATGAAGTGGTTGCCGCCGCCGAGCGTCCCGAGCTGCCGCTGCGCCCGCGTCTGGAGCTGCGCCACCTTCCGGTCCAGCGTCCCGAACCGCCGCCAGAACTCGTCCCAGCCCGCCTGCTCCAGCCCCCGGACCCGGCGCGGATCGACGGCGTCGTCACGCATCGCGAAGCCGACCGGGATCGCCGCCTCGATCGCCGACCGCAGCGGCGCGAGGTCGTCGGGCAGGTCGGCGGCGGTCAGCGAGGTCCGCACCGCCGACATGCCGCAGCCGATGTCCACGCCGACCGCGGCCGGCGACACGGCCTGCCGCATCGCGATCACCGAGCCGACAGTGGCGCCCTTGCCGAAGTGCACGTCCGGCATCACCGCGACGCCCTGCACCCACGGCAGCGCGCCGATGTTGCGCAGCTGCCGGGCCGCCTGCGCCTCGATCGCGTACGGGTCGGTCCAGACCCGGACCGGTGCCCGGGTACCGGCCAGCGGGGTGAAACCCATCGTCGTCTCCTTGCTCATGTCCGTCTGACGTAGGCCGTACGGGACTCGAACCCGTAGCCTCCCGGGTGAGAACCGGGTGAGCTGCCAATTGCTCCAACGGCCCTCCGGCGGCGTGACGCCGTCGGCGGATTCACCCCGGACACGGAGAACCGCCCGGCTCCGGTCTGGGGCGGGCGGTTCGCGCGGATCGTCGCGCCGGCGCTAGACGCGCCACCACCCTGGTTGCCACTGCCGTCGCCGGCCCGTGCCCGATTCGGGCAGCAGGACACCGGCGCGCGGCGCTTGCCGCTCGGCGCGGGTGCGGTTCTGCTGCGACACGGTGGACTCCCCTGGTGGACCAGAACGTTGCCGCTCACGGTACGGCCGCCGCGCACCGGCGGCAACGTGAATTTGCGAGTGAAGCCCTCGTATGAAGGAGGTCTCTGCCGAGAGATCAACTTCACGAGGGGCTTCACGTGAGTGCCAGCGGCAGACCCGTCAGGACGGAACTTGGGCAAGCCTGAGCACGTATTCGAATCCGCGTTTCTGCGCGGGCGAATCCACCATTGGCAGGATCAGCGCTGGTATGCCGGCGGAAACCGATCAGCCGTCGCCAGCGGGATGATCACCGACCATCAGGGTCTGGCCCGGTGCCGTATGGAGGGCTGCGAGGGCGGCGCCCCAGATCCGAGGGTCCGGTTTGACGAAGCCGACCTCGTAGGACAGTACGAACGCATCGACATAGCCGTCGAGTCCGTGCCGCACAAAGCACTTGCGGATGTCCCAGCCGACGTTGCTGACGACGCCGATGCGAACACCGCTGTCACGCAATGCGGACAGCGTGGCGACGGTGTCGGCGTACGGCTCGATTGCTTCGGCGTGTGTTTCGTGCATGACCGATGTCAGCGCCTGGTCAACCCCAGGAATCTGTTCCAGCACGGTGAGGATCGCCCGATCCCAGACTCGCGGATCCAGATCTCGGGCGATGTGGGCCGGATCCGTGGCCGTCTCCCGCAACAGTGCCGCGAAGTCGCCAGCAATACGGTGCGCCTCGCCAGCAGCCAATGCCCGGTCGATCGATGCCGCCGCGTTGCCCACCCAACGCTCCGAGTCTCTGGCGAACAGAGTCCAGGCGAAGTCGAACAGTACTGTCGTCACGCGCCTGGCGGTCATCGCATCACCCTAGATCGACACGACGCGTCCGGGAGCGGCGGTCGACCTGGATCGGGCAGGGCTGGGGTGCCCGGTCTCACCCGGCGTGCGCCACCGGGTGGCGCCGCATCTCCTCCATGAACGGGTAGCGCGCGGTCAGCTCGGCGAGCGTGATGCCGGCCCGCCACGCGGCCGCCACCTGCGCGACCTGGAGCAGGTCGGTGGCGTCGCCCCGGGCCTGGACGTCGCCGTCCACCCGCAGGTCGATCATGAAGTAGCGGGCCTGGGAGCCGAGGCTGACGCAGACCACGCCCCGGGCGGAGGTCATCTCGGCGCAGGTGAACCGGCTGCGCCCCTGCTCGGGCGCGGTCACCTCGCCCACGTCGAGCTGGTGCGCGGCGGCGGTCGCCACGAGCGCGGGGGCGAGACCGCCGGGCTCGACCAGGTCCGGGTAGAGGCGCACACCCAGTGCGGCCGACACGTCGCTCATGACTGACTCCCACTTCCTCGTGACAGAGACCAGCAGCGCGCAGGTTACGAGTGTGTTTCCGGCACGCACGGCCATCTTTTCCCGTGCGACGGTCCCGGGGCAATAGGAACGCCCTCATCGAACCCCTCCGAGGTACGCTGCCGCCTCATGGCGCTGATCCGGTGTGACTTCTTCTCCGAGGCGTTGGGCATGGGCACGTCGATGACGGTGCTGCTGCCCGATCGCGGCGCGGCCGGGATCGGCGTGCCGGGCGCCGCCTCCGACGGCGACCCGCCGGTGCTCTACCTGTTGCACGGCCTGACCGACGACGACACGGTGTGGACCCGGCGCACCTCGATCGAGCGGTACGTGGCGCCGCTCGGGCTGGCCGTGGTGATGCCGCAGGTGCAGCGGAGCTTCTACTGCGACGAGGCGCACGGCAACCGGTACTGGACGTTCCTCAGCGAGGAGCTGCCCGAGGTGTGCCGGTCGTTCTTCCGGCTGTCCACGCGGCGGGAGGACACGTTCGTCGCGGGCCTGTCGATGGGCGGCTACGGGGCGATGAAGTGGGCGCTGCGCCACCCGGAGCGGTTCGCGGCGGCGGCCAGCCTGTCCGGCGCGCTGGACGTGACGCGCCGCCGCCACCATGCGACCCGTCCGGTCGACCCGGCGGTGTGGCGCACCGTCTGGGGTGACGGCCCGGTGCCCGCCGACGACGACACGGTGGGGCTGCTGGAGCGCTCCGGCGACGACCGGCCGGCGCTCTACGTCGCCTGCGGCACCGAGGACTTCCTGTACGAGGACAGCATGCGGTTCCTCGACGTGGCCCGGAAGCGCGACCTGCCGGTCACCGTCGACTTCGGCCCGGGTGACCACGACTGGGCGTACTGGGACGCGCGGATCTCCGACGTGCTGGCCTGGCTGCCGCTGCGCACGCGCTGACCGGTGCGCGGGCGCTGAGCGGGCTCAGACGCCCACGGTGCCGTCGACCGCCTCGCGGATCAGGTCGGCGTGCCCGTTGTGGCGGGCGTACTCGTGCAGCATGTGCAGCATGACCAGGCGCAGCGAGACGTCCTCGCCCCAGCGTGCCTGGTGGCCGGTGACGTCGAGCGACTCGGCCTCCCGCTCGATGCGCCGGGCGTGCTCGATCTCCCGCTGCCACGCCTCGAACGCCTCCGCCGCATCGGCGTCGCGGGCGTCGTACGCCTGCTGGAAGTCGCCGCTGTCCGACCACACCAGCGGTACGTCCTCGGCGGCGATGACCCGGCGGAACCAGGTGCGCTCCACCTCCGCCATGTGGCGGACCAGGCCGAGCAGGGACAGCGTGGACGGCGGCGACGCCTGCCGGCGCAACTGCTCGTCGGTCAGCCCCTCGCACTTGAGGGCCAGCGTGGCCCGGTGGAAGTCGAGGAAGGCGCGCAACGACTCCCGTTCGTCCGCGAGCAGCGGCGGGCCGATCCGTTCGGTCTCCATGAGCGTCGAGCCTAGCCGCAATCGATCATGGTGGAACGACCGCGTCACCGCAGTGACGAACCGGCCACCGGGAAGTCGAACCAGGTGTCCGGGTACGGCTCGTCCACGTACCGGTAGTGCCACCACTCCAGCGGATAGTTCTCGAAGCCCTGCTCGGACATCAGCCGGCGCAGCAGGTCCCTGTTGTTCCGGGCGGTGTCGCTGATCCGCGCGTCGGCGGTGTGGGCGCGCGGGTCGAAGCAGTCGAACCCGGTGCCCATGTCGATCGAGTCGTCGGCGAAGCGGCGCCCGGCCGGGTCGGTGCAGGGCACGAGCGGCTGGCCGGGCGTGTACGCGGCCTGCGGGGGCCCGGAGACCGGAACCAGGGTCAGGTCGACCGTGCTGCCCCGGCTGTGCGCGGTGGGCGCGCCGATGTAGCCGTCGGCGAACAGCCGGTCCTTGGCTACGCCGGGATAGAACTCCCCCTTCATCCGCTGCTCGCCGGGGAGTTTCGCCCAGGCGACGAAGTCGTCAGCGGCGCGCTGCGGGCGGTAGCAGTCGTACACCTTGAGGCTGTGCCCGCCGGCGAGCGCGGCGGTCTGCACCCGGTGCAGCGCCTGCGCCGCCGGGCGGGTGAGCAGGCAGCGCGGCTCGGCGTACCCGTCGACGGGACGGCCGACGAAGTTGTGCGGGCCCGCGTACCGGATGTCGGTCCGGACGGTGGGGTCGACGGTGGTGAGGTCCACGACGTCCGCCGGGGCCCGGGGGCCGGTCGGGGTGGGTGAGGGCGGCGCGGACGGCGACGGGGACGGCGCGGGCCGCTGGCAGGCGGCGAGCAGCGCGGCCGCGACGGCCAGGACCGCCGTCGCGCGCATGCCGGTGCCCATCCGCCGTGTCTACCAGCCCGGGCGGGCCGGCATCGGCGGAACCGGTGGTCAGCCGCCCAGCACGGTACGCAGGAAGTCGACGGCGGCGGCGTCGTCGTCGATGCCGCCCGCCTCGTGGCCGTTGAACCGCCACACCGTCAGATCCTTGTCGCCCCGGTAGTCGTGGTAGGCGGCGTAGACGGTGGACGGCGGCGTGATCTCGTCCATCAGCGCGACGGAGAACCGGGCCGGCACTGTGGCGCGGCGGGCGAACGCGACGGCGTCGACGTAGCCGAGCGTGCGCAGCGCCTGCTCCTCGCGGTCGCGGTGCACGGCGAGGTAGTCGCGGATCTCCCGGTACGGCGTGGCGTCGGTGATCGTGATCGCGCGTGGGATGTCGCAGAGGAACGGCACGTGCGCGACAGCCGCGCGGACCCGCGGGGCCAGCGCGGCGGCGGCGAGCGCGGCGGCGCCGCCCTGACTGTGACCGAGTACGGCGAGCCGGTCCGGGTCGACAGCGGGCAGCTCGCACGCGGCGTCCACGGCGCGGACCGCGTCGGTGAGGAAGCGCCGGTAGTAGTACTTGTTCGGGTCCTCGATGCCCCGGGTGGCCATGCCCGGCGCCTGCGGTCCGGCGGCGGCGACGTCGGGTGTGTCGCCCCGGCTCCACCCCGAGCCCTGGCCGCGCGTGTCCATCTGGAGGTGCGCGAAGCCGGCCGCGGACCAGAGCAGGTTCTCCAGCGCGTGGCCGCGCCCGCCGCCGTACCCGACGTACTGCACGATCGTGGGCAGCGGCTCCGTCGCGCCGCGCGGCACCCGCAGCCAGGCGCGGATCGGCTGTCCGGCGAAGCCGGGGAAGGTGACGTCGAAGACGTCGACAGCGGTCAGCGGCGTGGGCAGCGGCGTCGCCGTCACGGGGTCGCCGCAGGAGCGCGCCTGTGCCAGAGTGTCAGCCCAGAAGGCGTCGAAGTCCGGAGGCTCGTGCAGGTCGCTGCGGTAGGTGCGGAGTTCGGCCTCGGTCAGGTCGGTGAACACGCCTCGGTTTTCCTCGTCGTTCGTCGGGGGTGGACGGCGAGCCGTCGGAAGATGACGGGCGCATTTCCGGAACGTTTCCGCAACTCGTGCGAACGCTAGGGCCGGTCCGGCCTGTCGTCAAGCCCTCGGCGTACGGCAAGATGTGCGTGGGGCGGGACGGTCTACCGGTCGGTTCCGGCAGCCGGCGAAGGGAACACGGGTGAGCGCGGACGACGAGCGCAGGGTGACCATCACCGCGATCGCACGGGAGGCCGGCGTCTCGGTCCCGACCGTGTCGCGCGTGCTCAACGGGCGGTCCGACGTCGCGCCGGACACCCGGGAACGGGTCGAGGAGCTGCTGCGCCACCACGGCTACCGCCGCCGCGGCAGCCGTACCGTGCGCCGGGCGGACCTGGTCGACCTGGTCTTCAACGACCTGGACAGCCCGTGGGCGGTGGAGATCATCCGCGGCGTGGAGGACGTCAGCCACGCCGCCGGGGTGGGCACCGTCGTCTCGGCGATCCACCGCGAGTCCAGCTCCACCCGGCAGTGGCTGCACAACCTGCGCGCCCGCGCGTCCGACGGCGTGATCGTGGTGACCTCGCACCTGAGCCCGGCCGTGCAGGCCCAGTTGCGGCGCCTCAACGTGCCGGTGGTGGTGGTCGACCCGGCGGCCGGCGTGGCCGCCACGGACGTGCCGGCGATCGGCGCCACCAACTGGACCGGCGGCCTGGCCGCCACCGAGCACCTGCTCAAGCTCGGCCACCGCCGGATCGGTTTCGTGGCCGGCCCGCCGCACCTGCTGTGCAGCCGGGCCCGGCTGGACGGCTACCGGGCCGCGCTGGCCGCCGCCGGAGTCGCCGCCGACGACCGGCTGGTGCAGCCCGGCGACTTCTACCACGCCTCCGGGTTCACCGCCGGTGGCGCGCTGCTCGACCTGGACGACCCGCCGACGGCCATCTTCGCCGCCAGCGACCAGATGGCCTTCGGCGTGTACGAGGCGGTGCGCCGCCGCGGGCTGCGGGTCTGCGACGACGTGAGCGTGGTGGGCTTCGACGACCTGCCCGAGGCGCGGTGGGCCTCACCGCCGCTGACCACGGTGCGCCAGCCGCTGGTGGAGATGGGCCGGCTCGCCGCGCGTACGGTGCTGCGGCTGGCCCAGGGCGAGGAGATCGACTCGCCCCGGGTCGAGCTGGCCACCGAACTCGTGGTGCGGGACAGCACAGCGGGGCCCGCCTACCGCTGATCCGGGCCGCTCCTTTCAGTCCTGTTCCGGAATTTCCGGCTCCCGTAGAGCCGACCCGGCCGACAAGGCGACGGCGGCGGCGTTACGGCGACGCCGGGCCAGCAGCAGCGCTCCCCCGGCCGTCAGCACCGCGCCCACCGCCACAGTCACGCCCGTACCGGGACGCGGCCCGGGTGCCGCCCCGCCGCCCCGCAGACCGGCCTGCCCGGCCAGCGCCGAGGCCGCCCCGCCCGCCGGTGGCGCCGGCCGGTCCAGCTCCCCCGGCTCGACCAGCCGTCCCACCGCGGCGTCGCGGGGCTGCGCGAACCCCCAGTCCAGCAGCGCCGCGCCCTGCTGCCAGCCCCGCTGCGTGGTCACCTCGGCGCCGAGCAGCGTGACCACGAGACGCCGCCCGCCGCGCTCGGCCGCGCCGACGTACGTGTGCCGGGCCAGGTCGGTGAAGCCGGTCTTGCCGCCGAGCGCGCCCGGATAGTGGTCCAGCAGCATGTTGTCGTTGGAGATCGCGAACCCCTTCGCCCGCTGCGCCGGCTGGGCCGGGATCTGCGCGATCCGGGTGGCGGCGTACCTGCGGAACGCCGGGTCGGCGAAGCACGCCCGCGCGATCAGCGCCAGGTCGTACGCGCTGGTGAACTGCCCCGGTCCGTCCAGCCCGGACGGGGTGACCGCGTGCGTCTGCCGGGCGCCCAGGCGGTGCGCCTCCTCGTTCATCGCCCGCACCCCGCCGGCCAGCCCGTCCGGGCCGCCGCCGAGGCGGGCGAGCGCGTTGGCCGCCTCGTTGCCGGAACGCAGCAGCAGGCCGAGCCAGATCGTCTCGATCTGGTAGCGCCCGCCCTCCACCAGCCCGACCGCCGAGCTGCCCGGTTCGACAGCCAGGTCCCCGGCGGTCACCGTCACCTCCCGGTGCGGGTCCAGCCGGGGCAGCATGGTGGCGGCCAGCAGCAGCTTCTGCACGCTCGCCGGTACGCCGTACTCGTGCGGGCCGCAGCCGCCGAGCACCGCGCCGCTGTCCAGGTCGGCGACCACCCAGGAGGTGGCTGTCACCGCAGGCGGCGCGCTCGACGCGGGCGGGACGACCAGGCCGGCGGTGTCGAGCGCGGCGCCGCCGACGGCCCGCGCGGCCGGGTCGGGCGCCGGCGGCGGCTGCGGCGGCCGGGTCGACGGGGCCGGCACGTTCGGGCAGGGCGGCGCGGCGGGCAGCCGGCGTACGGGCGAGCGGACGGCGGCCACGGCCGGTGTCGCCGGCACCGGCAGCAGCAGGGCGGCGGCCAGCGCCACGAAGGGTCCCCAGGTCCTCATGACCCGGACGCTAGCCACGCCGACCCGAACGGGTCACCGGCTCCGGGATTCGCGTTCCGGCGCCGCGGGCGCGCGGTAGGCTCCGCCGCCCGCTCGCGGATCAGCGCGCGCGGAGCCCGTGGCCGGCGAGCGGGCCGACGTGCCATCCGCGCCGGCGACACTCGGCCAGCACGCGCGGAAGCGCGGCGAGACCGGCCCGCCAGGCGCCCGGTGCGGCGGTACGGGAGGAGTCGTGCAGCAGGATCGTGCCGCCCCCGTCCAGCCCGGCCAGGACGGTGCGTGCGACGGTGCCGGCGGTGGCCGTGGCGGTCCAGTCCCGGCCCCAGCAGCTCCACAGCACCGGCCGCAGGCGCAGCCGCCGGGCGGCCACGAGCGCGGCGGTGGTGAGCACGCCGTACGGCGGTCGCAGGAACCGGGGCGGACGACCGGTCACGTCGGTGACCAGGTCGTACGCGCGGGTCAGATCGCGAACCGTGCGAGCCGGGCCGCGCAGCAGCAGGTTGTCGTGCGTCCAGCCGTGCACGGCCATCTCGTGGCCGTCGCCGACCACCCGGCGACCCAGCGCCGGGTGGCGCCGCAGCATCGCGCCGAGCACGAAGAACGTGGCGCGGACCCGGTGCGCCGCCAGCACGTCCAGGACGTGGCCGGTGGACTCCGGGTCCGGGCCGTCGTCGAAGGTCAGCGCGACCCGGTCGGGCGCCCCGAGCCCGTGCAGGCCGGGCAGCAGCAGCCGCCGTACGGCGGGCAGGGCCGTCACCACCGGCGCCGCCTGCACCGCCGGCAGCGCGAGCGCGGCGGCCCGGGCGAGGGTGGCGGCTCTCATCGCAGCCCGCCGGTGGACTGGAGCAGCGCGGCGAGGACGGCGACCGCGTCGCCGACCGGGTCCAGCAGGGGGCGACGTGTACCGGCCGGGCCCGCGGGCGGTGCCCGGCGTGCCGCCTCGGCGACCAGGCCGGCCGGGTCCTGGGACACGTCGTCGCGGGACGGGGCCACCGGTCCGGTCCCGATCACCGCCGCGAGCACCGGCCCGAGTTGCTGCGGTGTGGCAGCCCACCGGCTCAGGCCGGCGCGGGCCAGGATCGCGGCGTTCGCGCGTCCGTGCCCGGCGATGGGCCGGTACGTGACCACCGGCAGCCCGGCCGCCAGCGCCTCCTGGCAGGTCAGCCCACCGGCGTTCTCCACCATGACGTCGACGGCGCGCATCAGCGCCGGCATGTCGTCGACCCAGCCCAGCACGTGCCGGCCGGCGCCGCGCAGCCGGTGGCGCAGCGCCGCGTTGTGCCCGCACACCACGACCGGCCGGACGCCCGCGGCGGCGACCTCGGCCACCGTGGCCGCCACCTCGCCGGTGCCCCAGGAGCCCGCGACGACGAGCGCGAGCACACCCTCGGCCGGGAGACCGAACCGCTGCCGGGCCCGCCGCCGGTCCTCCGGGCCGGTGCGGGTGAAGGCGCGGGACACCAGCGGCTGCACCGCGGTGACGTCGGCGGCGGAGGCCTGGTGCGTCTCGGCGTGGCGGACCGCGCAGTACACGTCGACGCCCGGCGCGAGCCAGGTCGGGTGCACCACGAAATCGGTCACATAGGTGATCACCGGGACACGGAGCCGCCCGCGGCGCCGCAGCGGGCCGAGGAGCTGGTTGGCGAACGGATACGTGGTGACCACGGCCCGCGTGTCGGGCGGGATGCAGCGGCGCAGGTGACGTCGGAACGGCCGCAGCAGTGCGCGGATCGCGCGTACGGCGGTCTGCGAGCTGCCGGTCAGCCGGAACAGCGCGTGGTAGCCCCAGGGAAGCCGGTGCAGCACGCCCCGGTACGTCTCGCGTACCGCCCGGTGGACCGGGTGGGGCAGCAGGTGCAGGAGGTTCAGCCGGTCCACCGCGAAGCCCCGCGCACGCAGCCGGTGCGCCAGCTCGTCGGCAGCCCGGTCGTGTCCGGCGCCGATGTCCGCCGAGACCACCACGATCCGGCCCGGGTGCTCCATGCCGGGCGCATACCCACGGAACCGGTGTCCACGCGACCCCGCCCGGGGCGCCGGTGACCGGGTCAGGCGCGGCGGCGTCCGCGGCGGCGGGATCGGCCGCGGCGGGCGGCGAGCACCGCCGCCACCCCGCCGACGGTGAGGGCCAGCAGACCGGCGACCGGCACGATCACCCGCCAGTCCCCGTCGCCGATGCGGTGCAGCGCCGTCCCGGCCGGTCCCCGCCACGGCGGGGAGGCGGTACGTCTCGGTTCGGCGGCCGCCGCCTGCCGGGGCTCCGCCGCCTCGGCGTCCCGCTCACCCGGCTCGACCAGCCGGCCGACCGAGGCGTCCCGGGGCAGCCGGAAGGCCCAGTCGAGCAGCTGGGCGCCCTGCTGCCAGCCGCGTACCGGGCGGGCCTCGGCGCCGAGCAGCGTCACCACGAGGCGGCGTCCGTCCCGCTGCGCGGCGCCGACGTAGCTGTGCCGGGCCAGCTCGGTGAAGCCGGTCTTGCCGCCGAGCGCGCCGGGATAGCGGTAGATGAGCTGGTTCTCGTTCTGGATCTGGAACCCGCCCTTCTTCAGCGCGGGCTGGGCCGGGATCTGCGTGCGCTCGGTGAGCGCGTACCGGCGGAACGCGGCGTCGGCGAAGCAGGCCCGCGCGATGAGCGCCAGGTCGTACGCGCTGGTGAACTGGCCGGGACCGTCCAGGCCGGACGGCGTGACCGCGTGCGTCTGCCCGGCGCCGAGCCGGCGGGCCTGCTCGTTCATCTCGGCGACGCCTGCCTGCGCGCTGCCGGCGCCGAGGCGGGCCAGCATGTTCGCGGCGTCGTTGCCGGACTGGAGCAGCAGGCCCAGCCACAGCGTCTCCACGCTGTAGCGGCCGCCGACGAGCAGGCCGACGGCCGAGCTGCCCGGCTCGATGTCCAGGTCGGCGCGGGTGGCGACGGCGACGTGCTTCGGGTCCAGCCGGCTCAGCATGGTGGCGGCCAGCAGCAGTTTCTGGGTGCTGGCCGGGGTGCCGGGGACGTGTGCGCCGCACGCGCCGAGGACCTCGCCGGTGTCCAGGTCCGCCACGAGCCAGGTGGTGGCGGTGACCGCCGGGGGCGCGGGGCTGCCCGGTGGCACGACCAGCCCGGCACCGGCCAGCGCCTCGCCGCCCACCGCCGCCTGTTCGGGCGTCGTGGCCGGCGGTGCCGGGCGGGGCGGCCGGCTGACCTTCGGGGCGGGCAGGCGCGGGCAGGGCACGGGAGCGGCGCCAGGGGCGGCAACCGGGGCGGCGGGTGTGGTGGCCGGGGCGGCGGCCGGGGCGGGCGTCCCGGCGGCGAGCAGGGTGACGGCGGTGGCGGCGGCCAGGGCCCGGGCTCTCATGAGAAGGCACCCTACCGAGCCCGATGATCAGGTCGGGACGGCTCACCGGTGTCGTGACGCCGCGCCGACCGGACGCTCCCGGTGGGTGACCGGCCGGGATGTCAGCGCACGCCGCGCAGCCACCACCGCTGCCACGGCGTCTCCACCGCGCGCCGGTGGTAGTGGGAGCGGACCCAGGCCACTGCCCGCGCGGGCGGCAGCCCGTCCAGCACGGCGAGCGCGGCGAGTGCGGTGCCGGTGCGCCCGACGCCGCCGTGACAGGCCACCTCGACCCGCTCCCCCGCGTACGCGCGCCGCCACGCCTCCCGCAGCGCGTCGAGGGCGTCGGCGCGGTCGGCCGGGATCCAGAAGTCGGGCCAGCGGACCCGCCGGACCGGCCATTCCGGCTCGGGACCGGGCGCCAGCAGCAGGGCGAAGTCGGCGGGCGAACCGGGCTCGGCGACCCGGCGTCCGCGCACGGTGGCGCCCCCGGGCAGCGTGAGCAGGCCGGCCTGGTCGGTCCACGGTGTCGCGTCCATGGCTCATTGTGTCGTGCCGGCCGGACACGTGAGTACCCGCCGGACCGGGTCCGGCGGGCACTCACGATCGAGCCGGGTCGTCCCCGGCGCGCCTCGGATCAGCCGAGGCGACGGCGGCGCCAGGCCATGGAGGCCAGGAGCAGCACCGCACCGGCGGCGGCGAGGCCACCACCGAGCTTCAGCGGCGTGCCGATGCTGTCACCGGTGACCGGCAGTCCACCCTTGTGCGGCGGCCGGGTCGGCCGCGGCGGCAGGACGGTGCCGGTGGCGCTGGCGATCCGTCCGGACGTCAGACCGGTGGCGGTGAACGTGTACCGGCCCGGCCGGGTCGGCCGGTAGGTGACGGTGAAGTTGCCGCTGGCGTCGGCCGTCACGGTGAACGTGGTCGGCGCCGGCTGCGGCTGGGCACGGTTGGGCGTGTAGGCGACAGGCGCCATCGCCACCGTGCTGCCGTCGCTGCGCCGCGCGGTCCCCTCGGCCGGGGCGGCCGCGGGCAGGCCCGAGATCGCCACGTCGATCCGCACCGACTCGTTCGGCGCGAAGTTCGAACCCCGCAGGGTGAACGTCTCGCCGAGCCGGATGGTGGTCGGTGAGACGGTCAGCGACGCGACCTCGGGCGGGTAGACCGGGGGCTGCGGCTGCGCCGCCCCGGCCGCGGTCGGCACGGCCGCTACGGCCAGGCCCACCGTGAGCGCCATGATGATGCGGGATAGCCGCATGATGGTTTCCCTCCTACTGTTCACAGCTTGGTGCGTTGACTACTTGGGTGGTCCATGGGGTGACGGTGGGCGTGTGCACCAGCTCGGCCGTCCCGGCGCCGGTCTTGCCGGTGAGCACCGTGACGTCGAGCGTCCGGGTCTGCCCCGGGCGCGTCTCCACGTTCGCCACCGCAACCTGGCGGCGGCCGTGGGTGCCACTGCCCATCGCGGTGTCCCGCCCGTCCAGCCGGCCGGTGAGCACGGCGCCGCCGGTGGGCGTGTGGACGGAGACGAAGGTGCGTGCGGTGTACTTGTCGCCGGCCAGAGCAAGCCCGGTGACCGACTTGCTCAGGCCCGACTTCGGGGCGGTGGAGTGCACCGTGACCCGCAGCCGCAGCTCACGGCGCCCGTCCGGGTGGCATTCGCCGACCGTCACGGTGGCCGAGAACCTGAGGTAGTAGCCGAGCTTCGCGCCGCTGCCGTCGTTGAGGAACACGCCGACAGTCGGCACGGAGTCCTTCTCCGGGAGCTGACCGGCCAGTCGGCTGCCGGCCAGTGCGCGTTGCTCCTCAGATC
It includes:
- a CDS encoding polysaccharide deacetylase family protein; its protein translation is MRAATLARAAALALPAVQAAPVVTALPAVRRLLLPGLHGLGAPDRVALTFDDGPDPESTGHVLDVLAAHRVRATFFVLGAMLRRHPALGRRVVGDGHEMAVHGWTHDNLLLRGPARTVRDLTRAYDLVTDVTGRPPRFLRPPYGVLTTAALVAARRLRLRPVLWSCWGRDWTATATAGTVARTVLAGLDGGGTILLHDSSRTAAPGAWRAGLAALPRVLAECRRRGWHVGPLAGHGLRAR
- a CDS encoding protein-tyrosine phosphatase family protein, which gives rise to MDATPWTDQAGLLTLPGGATVRGRRVAEPGSPADFALLLAPGPEPEWPVRRVRWPDFWIPADRADALDALREAWRRAYAGERVEVACHGGVGRTGTALAALAVLDGLPPARAVAWVRSHYHRRAVETPWQRWWLRGVR
- a CDS encoding MGDG synthase family glycosyltransferase — encoded protein: MEHPGRIVVVSADIGAGHDRAADELAHRLRARGFAVDRLNLLHLLPHPVHRAVRETYRGVLHRLPWGYHALFRLTGSSQTAVRAIRALLRPFRRHLRRCIPPDTRAVVTTYPFANQLLGPLRRRGRLRVPVITYVTDFVVHPTWLAPGVDVYCAVRHAETHQASAADVTAVQPLVSRAFTRTGPEDRRRARQRFGLPAEGVLALVVAGSWGTGEVAATVAEVAAAGVRPVVVCGHNAALRHRLRGAGRHVLGWVDDMPALMRAVDVMVENAGGLTCQEALAAGLPVVTYRPIAGHGRANAAILARAGLSRWAATPQQLGPVLAAVIGTGPVAPSRDDVSQDPAGLVAEAARRAPPAGPAGTRRPLLDPVGDAVAVLAALLQSTGGLR
- a CDS encoding D-alanyl-D-alanine carboxypeptidase family protein, coding for MRARALAAATAVTLLAAGTPAPAAAPATTPAAPVAAPGAAPVPCPRLPAPKVSRPPRPAPPATTPEQAAVGGEALAGAGLVVPPGSPAPPAVTATTWLVADLDTGEVLGACGAHVPGTPASTQKLLLAATMLSRLDPKHVAVATRADLDIEPGSSAVGLLVGGRYSVETLWLGLLLQSGNDAANMLARLGAGSAQAGVAEMNEQARRLGAGQTHAVTPSGLDGPGQFTSAYDLALIARACFADAAFRRYALTERTQIPAQPALKKGGFQIQNENQLIYRYPGALGGKTGFTELARHSYVGAAQRDGRRLVVTLLGAEARPVRGWQQGAQLLDWAFRLPRDASVGRLVEPGERDAEAAEPRQAAAAEPRRTASPPWRGPAGTALHRIGDGDWRVIVPVAGLLALTVGGVAAVLAARRGRSRRRGRRRA
- a CDS encoding D-alanyl-D-alanine carboxypeptidase family protein, translating into MRTWGPFVALAAALLLPVPATPAVAAVRSPVRRLPAAPPCPNVPAPSTRPPQPPPAPDPAARAVGGAALDTAGLVVPPASSAPPAVTATSWVVADLDSGAVLGGCGPHEYGVPASVQKLLLAATMLPRLDPHREVTVTAGDLAVEPGSSAVGLVEGGRYQIETIWLGLLLRSGNEAANALARLGGGPDGLAGGVRAMNEEAHRLGARQTHAVTPSGLDGPGQFTSAYDLALIARACFADPAFRRYAATRIAQIPAQPAQRAKGFAISNDNMLLDHYPGALGGKTGFTDLARHTYVGAAERGGRRLVVTLLGAEVTTQRGWQQGAALLDWGFAQPRDAAVGRLVEPGELDRPAPPAGGAASALAGQAGLRGGGAAPGPRPGTGVTVAVGAVLTAGGALLLARRRRNAAAVALSAGSALREPEIPEQD